Part of the Leptidea sinapis chromosome 5, ilLepSina1.1, whole genome shotgun sequence genome, tgaccagatcctcTGTCCATGTTGTAGGGAGGcctaccaagactgcgtagattAATTaacttgttattattaatagaacCTTGTTAAATCcataacttaaaattaacacTATAGCCCAATGACGATTTAAGGTACCAATGTCCAAGTGATACCTCGATACACACCTTTTCCAATCCCAATCGAAAGCGTTGTTGTCGTTTTAGATAGAGAATGTAATTAACTGCAAATGATTCAAGTGACTCCGATTATGTTATGCAATGTATTATTTAACTAGCTGCTACCTGCGACTTCGTTCGTATTTACCAGTGTTACCATATTCGTTGGTATTTCAATGCTGAAAcattatacaaaacaatcatatgagagcaggggcgtgcattgattttctagcaaggtaggcactgtagatctaactagtcttAATTAAGCTTTGGGATATGCAATCTGGAGAttgatacatacatacatatatacatatatacatataatcacgcctctttcccgtagaggtaggcagagaccatttctttccacttgctacgatccttacgtacttgtttcgcttcgtatACTTTCATTTTGAGATTGATTatcgtaggtatttagtatctatcgtaaggaaatattttatgagtggatgttcaatagaagtttggttataacggaaccaaattaaactaaatttactttaacactatatttatttaggttcttaACGAGGTAGACACTTCCTTATTGCCtgtatgatatgcacgcccctgtatgAGAGATATAGTATGATAGTTAAGGCGGCATTCGTTCGACTACTTTTTCACAGACTTACTTCGCAATtccgactaccacgaaaaagtcttttcctTTTTCggtgtaatatattatagtctATGACATTCACAAATAATGTGGCATTCTATTGGTAagataattttcaaaatcggctcaatagatccagagattattaTCCCCTACGAACTCACTAACTTtacttttgtataataatatcttgaCGACCGAGCCTTGTTTGGATTTTTaacaatgtacaaaacttgaacaaaaataaatctaataggacatctggattcgaaccggggtcttctgctttccggatcatccAATGtgccatctgagctattatagtcttgtatatagtggcgaaatttacctttgtattcaaatggtattgtagctgtttctcattaaaacacggataaaactacatttttaaaattgaaactgaTTTCTCGctcccgaaactacctgtatactgaactttatgaaaatcgttggttcgtgtccgagattcagattatatatatactggctgacccgaccgacgttgttctgtagataataaaaagaaaatactgttttaaagcaatttgccaataatatttcaaaacatcaagaattatttcgtaacgtatgctccatgttgttattgaaattgtttccagcagaactgtcaaagcgCGCGTCACTAAATtgtctcaaagaaaatatgtccatacaaaacaattattggaaataaaaaaaattatgggtcccaaatcgaaataaaaagtatcctttctctcaagttggactaaactgcactccatgaagtaatccccattaaaatccattcatcagtttaggagtccatcgcggacaacgTGTCacgcaatttatatatattaaaatatacaagaattgctcttttaaatatataaaataagtatagaTAGTCAAAAGAGCGCAAATGAAAGTGCGCTGTGTCTGTGCCAAACGTAAATTGATTTGGCAGATGTTACGAACAAATTAAACTGATCTGCAGCGTTTCGTAATCGGCGAACAACTAGTGACCTGGCTTTTATTGTTCCGAATTTGAAAAGTATGACtgattcttatttttaatggttCAATTCCGTTTTAAGAAATTTCTCATTAGTGCTTCGTTAAGCTCGTTATTTagattttaatgtattaaaGTGGTTGTGTAAGATCTACTCGCCTGCCTATTTCTGGTATATATGTAGATATTATGCATTGGTCAGTTGTTAAATAGAATAGTCACGGCTGCTAAATACATAGCCAATGCAACTGAGTTAATTAAAACGAACGGTCTGTAACTCAACGTATACATCCACACCTACTCCTGTGTCCGAGCTCGGATACAATTTACCGAAACGTGATTGGAGTTTAGATCAAAAGCCTCGACGCTCGTACACGCCAAGCCACACATCACCTAagacaaattaaaatgtttcaaCTCAGACCATTCGATATGATTAATCAGTACGCAATACGGATAGAAAGCCGATAGTAGTATTTATATTACAAGTAAGAGAAAGGAGTACTTAAGGTACACGGTAATAAACTAGGTTGAAGTAAACCGAGTGCTTTAAATGTCTgcattaaattcttaattatttGTTACGGCAATATGACACGTATCAGTCACACTTTTAGAAATTTCGAAAGGCCTTGtgtaatcaaaaatatttcaaataaattttaaattaacaatatttaatgttatccTGAAATTCCGTCAATTTTTTCGAACAGAATCGCCCCTGAACGcgcgaaatatttattttttaaatacaggtATAATTTATGTGATGGGAGTCGTTAATTATTTtaggaatattttatttaaatgtgaatgGAACAAAATACTAGAAACAGAATGCGATtacataatcaaaaaaaaaagtatttacttgcataatgataatatattattgaatattgacaaaaatttaCAGCCTTTGCTACGAGttgcaagataacgatatatttgatacgatatacttacttaaacatacataaatacaaatatacatccatgactcggaaacaaacatccgtattattcatataaatatttgcactaAAAGAGCTTCGAACCCGGGACTAAGAGGTCTTTTGGTGCAGGGTcattaaccactgggctatatgggtcgtcaaaaaaatatagcacTTGTTGATACTTCTTCTActcataatattcaaatattaactttaccTCATAATCAGTCTCTAGGTTTGTTCTTTACGACAATAAGGAACTAAACGATacgcccaaaaattctgagcggcactacaattgcgctcatcaccttgagacatgaaaTGTTAATCTTACATGCcctactagctacggcgcccttcagactgaaacatcAATAATGCAGATCACAATAATCATaatcacggcagaaaaaggcgccgaaAATTATCtaggttttttctttttatggtctacaagtaaaataaactaaaactttCGCATGTTTTATATAGCTTATGGCAATCTTTTGTTATAACATATTAGAAAAGATTACAACAAGCTAGTATGCATTCGTatcaacaataattttaatccaGTTCTAaactccaattttttttatgaaaataagggacgagacgagcaggacgtttggccgatggtaatagatacgccgtgcccattacaacgcagtgccgctcagaaattttagCGCTTtgcaagaatactgagcggcactgcatagtaatgggcagggcgtatcaattaccatcagctggacgtcctgctcgtctcgtcccttattttcataaaaaaaatatgcaaagtgatgcaacaaaatacctGTTCTTTATGTAACTATCTGCTTCAACTGTGTTCTTTACGTATCTGTTGTTATGAAGAGATAGTAATTATAAAACTGAAGTGTATCTGATCTCCGAAAGCAATAGGCCCCAACGATCTATAGCAATGGTCTTTTATTGGCATATTCTAAGCCCCGTATcgtatgttttaatatttgctTTCGCAGTTATCACTCCCATTATGGCATGATGGAGcccaaaacataaaatttaacgaTCAGAACGAAATGAAATGGCTTAAAATCTATGTTCGAGTTAACAATGTAAAGAAAACTTATTACGGCGATTAGCTGCGGCTATTACAAATGTTTTATTACGATGGTTCagttttaattgttaattgaaatataatttgatatagCGATAATTTGAGAATTGGTggaaattttttaatagtttctTAAAGCAATGTGTTAGAGTTGGTatgtatgtttttgaagtgaaaactgtTTGAGAGTACTGAATTAGACTGAGCTGTCACGCCCGGATATGTAACGGTCGTTCGGGTAGAATTTACTTAAGTCGAccaacggccgttttcaataacctatctacccttactttaacttactagaggtagacaaatgtATCATTTTACTctaacttacatttcaataacctatcgacacatggcattggactataactatattggacataactttgtatagataagatcttgtcattaaacggtgatagcaatatatccgtaactagagatacgttattgaaaacggccgtaagaaagcGCGACTAGTCAGATCAAAATCACCAGAGTAATTTCCCCACAATGATTATTATATCTatgcatatattgtaaatttaaataaaacactttttaatagatttaaacgCGTGTAGTTGAAGCTGtgttgttacattatattttgcAGTCCCTCAGAAAACGTGGtctggaaaggtcacgaaaccTCGCGGTGACTTCTTCGCGTTCTTCaaattttgctttcaaattttatttgtgtattaatcctagaagtgagagttatgactttaaaaacatgacaaattgtttagatttacaagagcgacatctcaagtcaatttcctaatatgcgaatattggggttgagcaggttatcaactgtaaagtggatcctgtagatcaAGCCACAACctaaaagttgaacaaagcatacaattttttatgacgatatgtcactcgaacggttagatcAGTTGGCAGACCACTGGCACGGAGCGCTGGAGgtggtgggttcgagtcccgcaattttatttgtgtatttatcctagaagtgagagttatcactttaaaaaactaacaaattgatcataaaaaagatattttaaatgcAGCGGTTGTAATTCTCAATTTGATTCCTCTTCCTTCTAGATTACAAATTTACATTGATAATTTAATTGATTACTATAATATCGAAATACTAGAAAGATTTCAGAACAAAACTTTAAGAACCATGTCCAGTATCCTATAGTGTATTAGTAACAAATACATGTACCTAGAACTCGGCATGAAATAACCCAAACTAGCCTGAAATACCAGGACAAACTAACAACACATGTCAACGAGCTAGCCAAGTCTTTGAGCGGAAAGGGTGGCATCCAGTTCACCAGGCTTAAGAGACATGATATCACAAATCTGAGTAAAagatatcaataataaataaataaatggagagTTTGATGCAAAGTAATTTTACATCAATTTCGGGCTCTCGACGATGACTCtttcagcagtttttttttatggaataggatgacatacgagcgtacgggtcgcctggtgttaagtgatcactgccgcccacattctcttgcaacaccagaggaatcacaagcgcgttgtcggcctttaaggaaggtgtaagcgctttttttgaaggtacccatgtcgtatcgtcccggaaacaccgcacaaggaagctcattccacagctttgtagtacgtggaagaaagctccttgaaaaccgcactgtggaggaccgccacacatccagatggtggggatgatatcctaatttgtggcgtgtcgtgcgaaggtggaaggtGGCAGCaggaataatatatatatgcagCCAAAACAGTGGCTCATTATTTGAAGTAACAGATTGCCACGACGCAGAAAACCAAAAAAGATCAGAGTGCTAATCTTTCTAATGCTAGACGTCGGTTGCtaatttcaaacaaattttcGAGCGACGCATATATAATAGAATGTCTCAAAACAGTGAAAGTTGAATTTGTATtgtttcaaagaaaaaattgaCTCCTATCCTAAGTCGCAGTTCCGTTGCGGTAAGCGCTTAGCGTTAATGAGAGGAAAGTGTTGGCCTCCATGGAGTTTTGCATTTGCTTTTTGaccttttgtttttctttttttctctGTGCGCGCTAATTTCGTATGCGATTTGAATTTCGAAGAGCGGTCTCTTCCACGtgaattacttttttaataattagtgAGGCGGTTTTTGTTCTATGCGTTTGAATTTTTATCTTTATCATTTGTTACATACTTTAAAAGCGGTCTATTTTAATTGATACGCTTAATTTTATGCCATTGTATTTGTTATggtgaaaagttttttttaggaCATCTGTCATCTGTCACTTTTACGTATATGTGATGttctttttaataatcaaaaataaaaacgaaaaagaatatactttaaaaagtagAAACTTATTTTTAGATATATAGAGAGAGAATGTATTTTTTTGACTAAAGCGAGtgttatacttttaaataaaacactttttaaagaattaaaacgcgtgtaattgtcaccgtgtttttacattttattatgtgtaacagttatatttttattattatttatattatttatttaaaagtccccctgaaaacgtgctctggaaAGGTTATGAATCGTCGGGCtagctaaaataatactaaaaatataactttactaatttaatgttaaaacacagttacaattacacgcgttttaatcctttaaaaagtgttttattaaaatataataaatgtttcatAGATTCATAGATTGTCTGTTATGCAAAGTTTACGGACTCTGAATAATTCCACCAAAACTCCGGTCGTATGAAATTGATATAAAAAGCATTATAAGAAGCGGTCATCTATCATCCCTCCCTCatcagaaaattaatatttccGTGGCTTTTTGTGGTTTTTGTCCCGAGTTCACTCACAAATGAGCTTCACTGTTAAACGTGGATAATTCACAAAGATAATTATCTTTTTGCGGACCCTACTAATGTACTATTGTGATTGAGTCTTTGCTAAAATTAGttattgtcatttttaaatttctttaatacGCAATATGATAAGGTAGAGTTGTTAAAACGagatttttttagctttaccaTTCACTCTGTATGCAATGGGAATACtcaatttcattttctttaCCCTTTAAATCGGGCAAATAACATGAAAATTTGCACACATATAATTGAGGACCGGTGGAAAACAATATGacagtacaataattttatcgtATAGCTTTGTCCTTACAATATTCACTCATTCTTAAATACTCtagaacattttgtttatttgcatGGATTTATTGTTCTCAATATTACAGCGGTACAACTATTACTGTTGATAACCCTTCGGGTATGAAACCttataaaaagtttatatttacagtTAAGGCTTCAGTGAGTTTGCTATTAAAGTGTGTTGATATATTCATGTCCCCCAACGGCCTACTGTATTAATTTCCtgggtaatttttatattttttatttcagtttttaaagAGTCGGCTTAATGCATCGATTATTAACGTTCCGATGCGCTATTAGGGACGATGATGGTGTTTTTTCTAATTATTAGTTACAACTCTATTCAACCAGTTCAGTTAATACGTCTCACATGAATATGGAAAAAAGTGCTCATACACACAGGAATTACGTGGTATAACGAAGATAATTTATGTACTCTGTTAGTTAATAAACTGACAGGTGGCAGTTTTTAATCAACATTGTTCTCCGGAGTCATTATTTAGAGgtaaaataaagattaaattaGTTATTGAATGAACTGACCTCTTTTTTAGTTTCTTCATTGATTTTGACTTGAGTTTGTTGTGGCTTGTCCCGGAGCGGCAGATACCCTTCGCGACTGTCCGCTGGCTCGGTGGTGGTGCTGTCTTGAATCGTCGTCGAGTCCGTCGTCGTGCTCGCCTCAGTGGAATGACCCTCGGCAGTACTGGTCGTCGGCACTCCTGTGTCTTTGACGATGTCGCTAGTCGTCCCCAACGTCTCCAAACCCACTGTCTCTGTACTGTCCATGTTCGTATTCATAGTCGATGCCGTGTCTTGCGTCGTCTCCGTGGTTCTCACCGGCTTTATTGAATAGTGTTTAGTCGGGCGCGACGTTACCGGTACCTTTGTAGTCGTTATCTCGAGTTTTGGTGATTGCGTGGTTTTAGATTGCGTTGTCGTGTCCGTTGGGGTGGTTTTGTGggattttttagttttaggaggcACAGTGGCTGTGGGACGGGGCGCTGGGACAGtggttttgattttattatggaTACGTCTTGAAAGAGTCGTCTGTCGACCGTTGATAGTCGTCATCGCATCGTCCATGGTTGTTTGTACAGTCGGGGGCTGTCTGTCAGCTGGCGGGTCCAAGTTGGACTGCTTTGGTGTTCGGGACGGTGGGAAGAAGTAGTCCATGATAAATGGGGATTTATTGCGACTGCTGGGGAGCCACGACCAAGGGTTGAAGTCTATTAGACGGGGTGACGGCGGGTCAACAGCCGAAGCGAGAGCGGCGAGCGCAAATAATACGATCAGAAGTCGAGACATGTCGCGGCGTTGCGCGTGCGGCCGCGATCGATCCACGAGCGGTACTGAGACTGCGCCTGCGCAGAGTAACATCTACTAGCCATCAAGCCTCCGTTCACTCGCTCCGAAGGGTCGACTTGCAAATGCAGTCCGCAGGGATTGCATACGATGAAAGTTGTTAACGCTATCCCTTGTCTTGTGTGGAAGAAGTTATCTACTTATAATGATGCTATTGCAATTTTATGCTTCATAAATTTgtgaacataaattattttaagcatcATTTACGCCATTCTACGAATATTTATGCTTACAATATACATAACGAAAACGCATAAATAACAGTTCTAATATAATCTACACTAATGTAATAACAGTTACAATTTTACGCGTTTTAATTCcttaaaaaatgatttatttagatATCTTACACTAGCGTGAatcaaaaaaatactaaattaactGCCAGATTAATATAATGCTAGTAGCTTTGTCTATTATCACCTTTTCACGTTTTAAGCCCGCTGAAATAATTTAGATGAAACGTGAAGGATGGTTATAGAATAGTTCAcagttatttaatgaaaaatgagGCCACTCAaattgttgcgcccgttcttttaaGATCTGATGCACATCTTTCCGAATGAATGAGTGGTAGATCtagagcaggggtgctcaagtttgaactgctggcgatctacctcaaaattgttagactacgatcgatcggctctgagaggcttcaagtatgtgtgatgtaggattgtcgtctaggtagagtgtcacgatgacatagatattagtatTGCgcataatatgcatttttttagtgtctgctcttaaatgtcaatgaaaaaactcataattattattcaaaattgcgagtttattggttcttacaaaacaaacgcgttctaaagttctaagcttaactaaagtgactttggatgttgaagcgtgacactgcatgtcctgagcatacttttcataagatggtacgtaattaccgatttttcaagaacggctggaccgatttggctaattttggtcttgaattatttgtggaagtccagggaaggtttaaaaggtgaataaatatgaaagtgttcggaattatataaaaacatcaattttgTTTCTCCTtcgatgtgtcccccgtcgtccgatatttgttttgtatggacatattttctatgagagaatttattgacgcacggtttgacagttttgctgtgaaacaatttcattacaacaacagggagcatattttacgaaataattcttgatgttatgatatattattgacaaattcataaaaaaacagtattttatttattatatacagaacgggtcaactagtatagaatataatataatataactacgACTAATATATGTAACTAtaatatacctttatttattttttattttttttattttaaatataatattttcgtgTGAAATTACTTGTATCAATATGGACcaattaagttaaatatcatttttatgtCTACCGTCTTATGATCCGAGAAAGTGatttcaatatttatgtaacGATGATGGTATGTaccagaaataatattattgcgaTCGGAAAGAATGTGAAATAACTCAATGACACTTAAGATGATTATGAAAATtagtttgttatattattttatttcatcaaatacatatttttttatgacaataccggacgagacgagcaggacgttcagccgatggtatacacgccctgcccattacaatacagtgccgcaaagaatttttataaactcaaaagttttgagcggcactacaattgcgctcgtcaccttgagacattagatgttaagtctcatttgcccagtaatttcactagctatggcgcacACATAGcaaatcgaaacacagtaatgtttccacattactgcttcacggcagaaataagcgccattgtggtactcataatctagccagcatcctgtgcataggagcctcccactgggaaataatataaatagtataatatttcaCAATTGACATATTACATAAGTCACTAAACTCCGATTAACCGATAGTGTCTTTGTACCAAAAGCCAAGGCGTCATCGCTCACCAAAAAATTAAGTAGTCTTTGCCATGAAATTGTCATTGTTTCAAGACAAAGTTAAAACAATAAGAAAACACCCTGTTATTGTATAAAAGATCCCAATTTCCTAATGACTCTACGTTTAGATatgaagtaaatatttatagtaacttagattaaggattggtcaccgctgcgctccaactagataccgcaggcgtagtcaaaAGTGCGGCAATTAATtatacgcccaagtgggcgtactcgagccagtgtcgaacaataataataatcatttattgtCAGGCAATTCACCCATAGatttacaaacaatattaacttaaattacattacattgttgagtttgatttcattttaattaaattacagataaaattactgataaaaatttaagattatcacaattaaaatgataataatttataataataatttacatcagagaaaaaaaaaatccataataattgttagtacAATGTCCTATATTATGTTAgcataattataactaaacaggcaCATGAAGCCGCATAAATGTGTAATGTTTGACGTTGACgtgtcacatgttctgttaaactttgcgctacgaattgaaactaaaatgccgggttccATAGTAAAACCTGCAAaattactacaagaaataagaaagacactgggatcacatatcatcagtaagtattttgtaatttattaatttcaatgtaaaataacacgaaatgtataagtattacaaaatttgaaagatgccattgagtgtcaagatgccacgcacacaagcatctttactaatataatataaatttgccgtacttaattaaaaatagaaaaaaaaacaatcaattttGGGAGTTCCCTATacttttcatcaaaccc contains:
- the LOC126980147 gene encoding mucin-5AC, with translation MSRLLIVLFALAALASAVDPPSPRLIDFNPWSWLPSSRNKSPFIMDYFFPPSRTPKQSNLDPPADRQPPTVQTTMDDAMTTINGRQTTLSRRIHNKIKTTVPAPRPTATVPPKTKKSHKTTPTDTTTQSKTTQSPKLEITTTKVPVTSRPTKHYSIKPVRTTETTQDTASTMNTNMDSTETVGLETLGTTSDIVKDTGVPTTSTAEGHSTEASTTTDSTTIQDSTTTEPADSREGYLPLRDKPQQTQVKINEETKKETVPLPAGSTSVLAKPTKYHYYPHNQHIYLLPECAIQQVCNAVYVRLNYTQPLCACPARYRDPCSASLNADDLHTTRLTTDSKKKYAKKAVTLVKTCEAVSEMRECRAPRDWSLLALQNIRTGKSHYLVICRCPESHILEGPMTHDQPTYASVPGIRVYGMMCNRPTTAYHSGFNTNRFSNIVQSTTNSYKVDYSQAHSYVDKPAYNRFQTHSYLDNNYYNRRTRAARIRRAPSEYPPFPWYKVIELARSLHWIN